A region of Paenibacillus sp. 37 DNA encodes the following proteins:
- a CDS encoding GNAT family protein: MLKRMDVDAGDSKPVSIRIIESDRQIVGTISYYIEDELSMWLEMGIVIYRSVQWGRGVGTRSLVMWSSHLFEQMPLVRVGLTTWSGNERMIRAAAKAGLQVEGRMRKCRIVRGQYYDSIRMGMLREEWEQRLAPHTSLNVNN, from the coding sequence ATGCTCAAACGTATGGATGTAGATGCAGGCGATTCCAAACCCGTTTCAATCCGTATTATTGAATCCGACAGACAAATTGTGGGTACAATCAGCTATTACATAGAAGATGAGTTATCCATGTGGCTGGAAATGGGGATTGTAATATACAGATCTGTCCAGTGGGGACGCGGGGTTGGCACACGCTCACTTGTCATGTGGTCAAGTCATTTGTTCGAACAGATGCCTTTGGTTCGGGTTGGATTGACTACTTGGTCTGGTAATGAACGTATGATCCGTGCGGCTGCAAAAGCCGGATTACAAGTAGAGGGGCGAATGCGGAAGTGTCGTATCGTTCGCGGGCAGTACTATGATTCAATTCGTATGGGGATGCTCCGTGAGGAGTGGGAGCAGAGGCTGGCCCCTCATACGAGCCTAAATGTAAACAACTGA
- a CDS encoding MarR family winged helix-turn-helix transcriptional regulator, which produces MPNTEDNRELSLQLFVVLARAYNSVTSRSNRDIQSHGLNTTEFGVLDLLYHKGPQALQKIGEKVLMSSGNITYVVDKLQNKNLLFRRPSKEDRRVIYAELTEEGRQLFTQIFPQHHQVIIDALEGLDPSEKVDAIKMLKKLGLAAEGKTDLRS; this is translated from the coding sequence ATGCCGAACACGGAGGACAACCGGGAACTGTCTTTACAATTATTTGTGGTTCTTGCTCGTGCCTACAATTCTGTGACCTCACGTTCCAATCGGGACATCCAGAGTCATGGTCTGAATACGACAGAATTTGGCGTGCTTGACTTGTTATATCATAAGGGACCACAGGCATTGCAAAAGATTGGTGAGAAGGTGTTAATGTCCAGTGGTAATATTACCTATGTTGTAGATAAGTTACAAAATAAAAATCTGCTGTTTCGTCGGCCATCCAAGGAAGATCGGCGTGTCATTTACGCTGAATTAACCGAGGAAGGAAGACAGTTGTTCACACAGATATTTCCTCAACATCACCAGGTTATCATTGATGCTTTGGAGGGACTTGACCCTTCCGAGAAAGTGGATGCGATTAAGATGTTGAAGAAGCTGGGACTGGCGGCAGAAGGGAAAACTGACTTGCGTTCATAA
- a CDS encoding B12-binding domain-containing protein — protein MSHQEAGERLLQESGNLADKITEKQYLRQPDLLERFGENGKMRTKQDSQYSLNYLAESALVQSPGLFTHYIAWLKVLLEGYKVSQEDLAINLNLIRETLEEEFDHPSKALLLDYLDMGIYRTTQLESQAGYINESMPYGDAAQSYLQCLLENKRKEAFEIIEAQLEAGVTIRDIYRYIFQPTQYEVGRLWQCHRISVGQEHFCTAATQSFISRLYSRWLIHTGQGKRLVATCVGSEQHEIGLRMLTDVFEMEGWDTHYLGANVPNGSVVEAIERYQGDVVAISVTMTYHLHLAKELIQLIRHHPATAHVKIMVGGYPFNIDQDLWKTIGADGYAPGADEAVAVAEQLLAQPATCNHLDLDMVRD, from the coding sequence ATGAGTCATCAAGAAGCAGGAGAACGTTTACTCCAGGAATCGGGGAACTTAGCTGACAAAATAACGGAGAAACAGTATCTCAGACAGCCCGATTTACTTGAGCGATTTGGTGAGAACGGAAAAATGCGAACCAAACAGGATTCTCAGTATAGCTTGAACTATTTGGCAGAAAGTGCACTCGTACAGAGTCCAGGCCTGTTTACTCATTATATTGCCTGGCTGAAAGTTCTACTTGAAGGTTATAAGGTATCACAAGAAGACCTGGCGATTAATCTCAATCTGATTAGAGAGACATTGGAAGAAGAATTTGACCATCCGTCAAAGGCGCTTCTGCTCGATTATCTGGATATGGGAATATATAGAACAACACAATTGGAGTCACAGGCGGGTTACATCAACGAATCCATGCCATATGGAGATGCTGCGCAATCGTACTTGCAGTGTTTGCTTGAGAATAAACGGAAAGAAGCATTCGAAATCATTGAAGCTCAGTTAGAAGCTGGGGTGACGATTCGTGATATTTATCGATATATTTTTCAGCCTACCCAATATGAAGTTGGGCGATTGTGGCAATGCCATCGAATCAGTGTGGGGCAAGAACACTTTTGTACGGCAGCGACTCAGTCATTCATATCACGTCTCTATTCTCGCTGGTTGATTCATACAGGTCAGGGTAAAAGGTTGGTTGCCACCTGTGTAGGCAGTGAACAACATGAGATCGGACTGCGTATGCTCACAGATGTGTTCGAGATGGAAGGCTGGGATACGCACTATCTGGGAGCCAATGTTCCTAATGGAAGTGTAGTCGAGGCTATAGAGCGCTATCAGGGGGATGTTGTTGCGATTTCAGTTACGATGACGTATCACCTTCATCTGGCCAAAGAATTGATTCAACTTATTCGTCATCATCCGGCAACGGCACATGTGAAGATTATGGTCGGGGGATATCCTTTTAATATTGATCAGGATTTGTGGAAAACGATAGGAGCCGACGGTTATGCTCCGGGAGCCGATGAGGCAGTTGCGGTTGCAGAACAATTATTGGCTCAGCCAGCTACATGCAATCATCTGGATCTGGATATGGTTAGGGATTAG
- a CDS encoding ATP-binding protein, translating to MSNESGEIQRLRRTIEQLSDQMIRSKEQEERTLAEFSEMNNELVTLHRLLAKNNNSLEAARQQAVDAGDSKIAFIAGISHDFRTPLNGILGMAEMLKLSPLSEEQENSVSVIQDAAKLLLKLIQDLLDLSKLEAGQMRLELGEVDLQETINYIVRLLEPQVRKNGNQLSIDCDPRISTLLEGDSTRITQILINLIQNANKFTSEGTVRIRVTLMKDDEITQMIRLEVEDTGIGISEEDQNQLFQPYVQTERGRSSEYGGTGLGLSICRSLVTLMEGQIGVDSQEGEGSTFWFELTLGKKDGNQSANQFVASAQEHQGRDMDDEAPSISVLLADDNVINRQLVMLQLKKLGITQVDAVVNGEEAIAAFLSKKYSLILMDYMMPLMDGLQATRKIRSIEMDEMRHTTPIIAMTGNVMQGEKDKCMEAGMNDFIGKPFTLEILSKMIEKWQQSSEPTEVLNMSIVHEIAELNTDGDRTLLGMLLDMYRTDTPGKIEVLRRHIVSGDHVAATEVAHDLKSGSLSLGIRYLSTLFARIEQFAKEGQSRKAEPLLDALLPAYQAACESLQRVSKD from the coding sequence ATGTCTAATGAGAGCGGAGAGATACAGAGGCTACGCAGAACGATTGAGCAGTTATCGGATCAGATGATCCGAAGCAAAGAGCAAGAGGAACGGACACTTGCGGAATTCTCGGAGATGAATAATGAACTGGTGACACTCCATCGTCTGCTTGCAAAGAACAATAACAGTCTTGAAGCTGCACGTCAGCAAGCAGTAGATGCAGGTGATTCAAAAATCGCATTTATTGCAGGCATCAGTCATGATTTTCGTACGCCATTAAATGGCATATTGGGGATGGCTGAGATGCTGAAGTTGTCTCCATTGTCTGAAGAACAGGAAAATTCCGTTTCCGTTATACAGGATGCTGCCAAACTGCTGCTTAAGCTGATTCAGGATCTTCTGGATCTGTCCAAACTTGAGGCGGGGCAGATGCGACTTGAACTGGGAGAAGTGGACCTTCAAGAGACGATAAACTATATTGTTCGTTTGCTCGAACCCCAAGTCAGAAAGAACGGAAATCAGTTATCGATAGACTGTGACCCCAGAATCTCTACTCTTCTTGAAGGGGATTCAACGAGGATTACACAGATACTGATCAATCTGATTCAGAATGCGAACAAATTCACATCAGAAGGAACGGTGCGGATACGAGTCACCCTTATGAAAGATGATGAGATTACACAAATGATCCGACTTGAAGTCGAAGATACGGGGATTGGTATCTCGGAAGAAGATCAGAATCAGTTATTTCAACCCTACGTGCAGACTGAACGAGGTCGCTCAAGTGAGTATGGAGGAACGGGCCTTGGATTATCGATCTGCAGGTCGCTCGTTACACTGATGGAAGGTCAGATTGGAGTAGACAGTCAGGAGGGTGAAGGATCAACATTCTGGTTCGAACTTACACTTGGTAAGAAAGACGGTAACCAGTCCGCTAACCAGTTTGTTGCTTCCGCTCAAGAGCATCAGGGGCGTGATATGGATGATGAAGCTCCTTCTATATCTGTATTGCTAGCCGATGATAATGTTATCAACCGGCAGCTTGTTATGTTGCAACTCAAAAAACTGGGAATAACCCAAGTGGACGCTGTAGTGAATGGGGAAGAGGCAATAGCTGCTTTTCTCAGCAAAAAATACAGTTTGATTCTCATGGATTATATGATGCCATTGATGGACGGTTTACAGGCAACACGCAAAATCCGCTCGATAGAAATGGATGAAATGCGTCATACCACACCAATCATTGCAATGACAGGTAATGTCATGCAGGGAGAGAAAGACAAGTGTATGGAAGCCGGGATGAATGACTTTATTGGCAAACCCTTCACGCTGGAAATTCTGAGTAAGATGATCGAGAAGTGGCAGCAATCTTCCGAACCGACCGAGGTACTAAATATGAGCATCGTACATGAGATTGCGGAATTAAACACCGATGGTGATCGTACACTCCTTGGTATGTTGTTGGACATGTATCGTACCGATACACCTGGTAAAATTGAGGTGCTGCGCAGACATATTGTGTCCGGTGACCATGTTGCTGCAACCGAGGTAGCCCATGATCTGAAATCAGGGAGCTTGAGCCTAGGGATTCGTTATTTATCAACTTTGTTTGCCCGGATAGAGCAGTTTGCGAAGGAAGGTCAATCACGGAAGGCAGAACCATTGCTGGATGCTTTGTTACCCGCCTATCAAGCAGCATGTGAGTCACTTCAACGAGTAAGTAAAGATTGA
- a CDS encoding alpha/beta hydrolase, whose amino-acid sequence MLFYVLAALVLIVLALLSAGGLYFFKTAIRRTPKTFLVDNPNLMPEPDNEIISSASDLKWLDAQPTEEISLQSHDGLKLYGTWVGSNKGSDQTVILAHGYSGKGREMAGFARFYAEKHGYNVLMPDDRGHGRSEGDIIGFGWLDRKDYVQWSNWVLEKVGTKGEILLHGISMGGATVLMTGGEALPTQVKAIVSDCAYTSVEEELTFQLKQLYKLPAFPFIPVTSLISRWKAGYSFREASALKQLAKVNVPVLFIHGEADTFVPTEMVYRLYEACPTKKELLTVPRAGHGTAFQVDRTGYEAALESFMKKNLLPSCFVPESSEAK is encoded by the coding sequence ATGTTATTCTACGTACTTGCAGCACTAGTACTGATCGTTCTTGCTCTTTTATCGGCTGGTGGGCTTTATTTTTTCAAAACGGCCATTCGCCGTACCCCAAAAACGTTTTTGGTGGATAATCCAAATCTGATGCCTGAACCGGACAATGAAATCATCAGTAGTGCTTCTGATCTGAAGTGGCTGGATGCTCAGCCTACAGAAGAGATATCTCTTCAATCACATGATGGATTAAAACTGTATGGTACATGGGTCGGTTCCAATAAAGGGTCGGATCAGACGGTTATTCTGGCACATGGTTATTCGGGGAAAGGTAGAGAAATGGCTGGTTTTGCCCGATTTTATGCTGAAAAACATGGGTATAACGTGTTAATGCCGGATGATCGGGGTCACGGCCGCAGCGAAGGTGACATCATCGGTTTTGGCTGGTTAGATCGGAAGGATTATGTCCAGTGGAGCAACTGGGTGCTTGAAAAAGTGGGTACAAAAGGGGAAATCTTATTGCACGGCATATCCATGGGAGGAGCAACCGTACTGATGACAGGTGGTGAAGCCCTGCCGACTCAGGTTAAAGCGATTGTGTCTGATTGTGCATATACATCCGTGGAAGAAGAACTGACGTTCCAGTTAAAGCAATTATACAAGCTTCCTGCATTTCCGTTTATACCTGTCACAAGTCTGATCTCCCGGTGGAAAGCAGGGTATTCCTTCAGAGAGGCTTCGGCACTCAAGCAACTTGCCAAAGTTAACGTTCCCGTGTTATTCATCCACGGTGAGGCTGATACGTTTGTACCGACCGAAATGGTATACAGGTTGTATGAAGCTTGCCCAACCAAAAAGGAATTGCTGACCGTCCCCCGTGCGGGTCATGGCACAGCGTTTCAAGTTGATCGCACTGGATATGAGGCGGCACTGGAATCCTTTATGAAGAAAAATCTGTTGCCTTCGTGCTTCGTACCTGAAAGTTCAGAGGCCAAGTAA
- a CDS encoding class I SAM-dependent methyltransferase gives MGNEQFEAARKAEAGYHSNFYQNNELFASGTWMSRPMPMVMDMLERLLTHKEELRVLDLGCGVGRHTIPIAQRLAKTNSEVIGVDLLDEAVDGLRKYAKEYQVDHIVQAVKADVEHYAMEPNYFDYIAACSCLEHVSNKQAFMEAIDRLQAGTRTGGIHCITMSTNVEEKEINTGKEIKPLIELNLPTAEAIAILEDAYKGWNILLQEHVTQTIEEEKYDEPTQFRCELLRFAVQKQ, from the coding sequence ATGGGAAACGAACAATTTGAGGCTGCACGAAAAGCAGAGGCAGGTTATCATTCCAACTTCTATCAGAATAATGAATTATTCGCCTCCGGTACCTGGATGTCGAGGCCCATGCCTATGGTGATGGATATGCTGGAACGTTTACTTACTCACAAGGAGGAATTGCGTGTCCTCGATCTGGGATGCGGAGTTGGGAGACATACGATACCGATTGCACAGCGCCTTGCAAAAACGAACAGTGAAGTCATCGGTGTGGATTTACTGGATGAGGCCGTAGATGGACTTCGCAAGTATGCGAAAGAATATCAGGTTGATCATATCGTGCAGGCAGTGAAAGCAGATGTTGAACATTATGCTATGGAGCCAAACTATTTTGATTATATCGCTGCTTGTTCTTGTCTGGAACATGTTTCCAATAAGCAAGCCTTTATGGAAGCGATAGACCGGTTACAGGCCGGAACTCGTACAGGGGGCATTCATTGTATTACCATGAGTACCAATGTGGAGGAAAAAGAAATCAATACAGGCAAGGAGATTAAACCATTAATTGAGCTGAACCTGCCCACAGCCGAGGCGATTGCTATACTGGAGGATGCCTACAAAGGCTGGAATATTCTGCTTCAGGAACATGTTACACAGACGATTGAAGAGGAAAAGTATGATGAACCGACACAATTTCGTTGTGAACTGCTTCGTTTCGCTGTGCAAAAGCAATAA
- a CDS encoding N-acetylglucosamine kinase yields MDGGGSHTRVAVADQNGKILSYVQKNGCNRYHDTNAEQNVLEGIAEAITEAGLKSSQIASIQAGMAGLNEPEDTIWAEALLARTGITGRISAVNDTHIAHTAAFDGEPGIVAIGGTGSLILGRTEQGAWLRNDEFGHYAPTAARFLAYDTVHSILAGRYGPQDQAWIEQVLKYWNVASIRELAALGIVGFAENKQATNRKFGQMASMVTEAADRNIPLAVRVCDSAADTAVVGILMLASCFDQPAVSMTLTGSCLSSPYMVEAVQKGLDVTYRPDGKRIQYITSDLLAVGGALLDAYHLAQINVSDNISTVLQSELNRHTT; encoded by the coding sequence ATGGATGGAGGAGGGAGCCACACGCGTGTGGCTGTCGCAGATCAGAACGGGAAGATTTTATCCTATGTACAAAAGAATGGTTGCAACCGCTATCACGATACCAATGCTGAGCAAAATGTGCTGGAGGGTATCGCTGAAGCGATAACTGAAGCCGGGCTCAAGTCGAGTCAGATCGCCTCCATTCAGGCAGGGATGGCAGGCTTGAATGAGCCTGAAGATACAATTTGGGCTGAGGCATTGCTCGCTCGTACGGGGATTACAGGCAGGATCAGTGCGGTAAACGATACACACATCGCACATACAGCGGCCTTCGACGGTGAGCCAGGTATTGTCGCCATTGGAGGAACAGGATCTCTGATCCTTGGCAGAACCGAACAGGGAGCTTGGCTCCGCAATGATGAGTTCGGACATTACGCGCCGACAGCAGCACGTTTTTTAGCTTACGACACAGTGCATTCCATCCTCGCGGGTCGTTATGGGCCGCAGGACCAAGCTTGGATTGAGCAGGTGTTGAAATATTGGAATGTTGCCTCAATTCGAGAGCTCGCTGCGCTGGGGATAGTCGGTTTTGCCGAAAATAAACAGGCGACCAACCGGAAATTTGGTCAGATGGCGTCTATGGTGACTGAAGCTGCTGATCGGAATATTCCCCTCGCAGTTAGGGTGTGCGACTCGGCTGCTGACACGGCCGTTGTGGGCATCCTGATGCTTGCATCCTGTTTTGATCAGCCCGCAGTGTCCATGACGCTTACCGGAAGCTGTCTGAGTTCACCATATATGGTGGAAGCTGTTCAGAAAGGACTGGATGTTACTTACAGGCCCGATGGGAAAAGAATTCAGTACATAACCAGTGACTTGTTGGCAGTTGGGGGCGCACTGCTGGATGCTTATCATTTGGCGCAGATCAACGTATCGGATAACATCTCAACTGTGCTTCAATCGGAGCTGAATCGGCACACGACTTGA
- a CDS encoding GNAT family N-acetyltransferase — protein sequence MLINLKSRIREPEVQELLSYSVFPDPDHLNRALQQYVEKDELQMAGYEDEGQLIGLIGYEKTGTSEVTIHHISVLPENRFKNYGRGMISQLLATYNPDRLIAETELEAVEFYRNTGFVVYSLGELYPGVERFRCVLEKEEDTDEE from the coding sequence GTGTTAATTAATCTGAAATCACGCATACGGGAGCCGGAAGTACAGGAACTGTTGTCCTATTCGGTCTTTCCTGATCCGGATCACTTGAACCGTGCGTTGCAACAATATGTAGAGAAAGACGAACTGCAAATGGCCGGTTACGAAGATGAGGGACAATTGATCGGTCTCATTGGATATGAGAAGACAGGAACAAGTGAGGTTACCATTCATCATATCTCGGTTTTGCCTGAAAACCGTTTTAAAAATTATGGACGTGGTATGATCTCACAACTGTTGGCAACATACAATCCCGATAGACTGATCGCTGAGACCGAGCTGGAAGCCGTCGAGTTTTATCGGAATACGGGGTTCGTGGTATATAGTCTGGGTGAATTATATCCAGGTGTGGAGCGATTCCGTTGTGTGCTTGAAAAAGAGGAAGATACAGACGAAGAGTAG
- a CDS encoding MarR family winged helix-turn-helix transcriptional regulator — MNTPDAKSLVNRYLDASFLVNKRFDTRIREQVGQTITTDQFCALRLIEEKPSCTPSDLAELLCIGKSSITALVNKLVDRDLVHRAGDERDRRVVYLTLTDTGRQVYRETEQEIQQILEPYLVHFKPEEVRIFIESFEKLAALLTHEGGRENE, encoded by the coding sequence ATGAATACACCGGATGCTAAAAGTTTGGTGAACCGCTATTTGGATGCTTCCTTTCTGGTCAATAAGCGGTTTGATACCCGGATACGTGAACAAGTGGGGCAGACCATAACGACCGATCAGTTCTGCGCACTTCGTCTAATTGAAGAGAAACCTTCCTGCACACCCTCTGATCTGGCAGAGCTTCTGTGCATAGGCAAGAGCAGCATTACCGCTTTGGTCAACAAGCTGGTGGATCGCGATCTGGTCCATCGGGCAGGGGATGAACGCGACCGCCGCGTTGTATATCTGACACTGACGGATACCGGACGACAGGTATACAGGGAAACAGAACAGGAAATACAGCAGATTCTGGAGCCGTATCTGGTTCATTTTAAACCGGAAGAGGTTCGAATTTTCATTGAATCTTTTGAGAAGCTTGCAGCTTTGCTAACGCATGAAGGAGGTCGGGAGAACGAATGA
- a CDS encoding MMPL family transporter, which translates to MRTILKARWWLMGLWVVVAAVLMFTAPNMSELIREKGQFSVPEGYSSTQAAAILNEAAAQKGEQQGSQIALVFYNPEGLGTTGKQEAEKAVKNLEADKEKLGILSILEPFSQPELSEKMISADGKTILTSLSIDQGDRTVKEMREDLNEALKSVNVEHYITGKGLIDEDTIESSQEGLKKSEYITVVFILLILFLVFRSFVAPFVPLLTVGISYIVSQQIVAFLVDGMDFPISTFTQIFMVAVMFGIGTDYCILLISRFKEELAHHENTWDAIIATYRTAGKTVLFSALAVLVGFIAIGFAQFMLYRSAVAVAVGIAVMMLALVTIVPFFMAVLGKKLFWPSKGSLEHAESKIYGAAGRFSLKRPWAALLIVAAVCLPLLATYDGKLSFNSLDEIGEKYDSVKAFNIISDSFGPGESLPGQIVIQNDEAMDNAKYMAVAEKISREVEKVAGVSGVRSMTRPTGDEIKDFEVTQQVGTLSDGLGEGKTGLDKIRDGLSEASSQLSKNEPQLKEAADGAGELTKGTSQLQSGITQLSQGLGQIEKGIRDGSAGAGDLKAGLQQAKTSADQLAQANNQLLEAYRQAGAGVAALGDGTRELEQQLNGVSTALTSLSESFTALEERYPELQQDADYQRIKGTIGETGSGTAQLAQGLGQIKTKLGEAAAGINQANEGFASAAAGQKALSDGLSQIVTGIGQLQSGLKQAADGQGKVISEIPSIQDGLGQLQGGQEKIQQGFSDLSGQLTQLTDGLNQSVDGIKQVSGGLDSAQDYLTQLQNSPDSDLAGWYVPEEALNNKDFTQVFDTYLSEDRKTMTIDVIFAENPYGTEAIDRVPDIEAAVHRAVQGSTLEKADIAVGGVTSTFADLQEISNNDYTRTVMLMLAGTFIILVVLLRSVIMPLYLIVSLLLAYFTSMALTEVIFVNILGFAGISWVTPFFGFVMLIALGVDYSIFLMDRFNENKGMKVQDAMLYAMKNMGTVILSAAVILSGTFAAMYPSGVLSMMQIATVVLSGLILYSLLFLPFFVPVMVKMFGRANWWPFPNKEQSDSVDSDRTIGM; encoded by the coding sequence ATGAGAACGATACTAAAAGCAAGATGGTGGTTAATGGGGCTATGGGTTGTTGTAGCTGCCGTGTTGATGTTTACCGCCCCTAACATGAGTGAACTGATTCGGGAAAAGGGACAGTTTTCGGTTCCGGAAGGGTACTCTTCCACCCAGGCAGCAGCAATTTTGAATGAAGCTGCAGCGCAAAAGGGAGAACAGCAAGGCAGCCAGATCGCTCTTGTATTTTATAATCCGGAAGGTCTGGGTACCACGGGGAAACAAGAGGCAGAGAAGGCTGTTAAAAACTTGGAGGCCGACAAGGAGAAGCTGGGCATTCTGTCCATTCTGGAACCTTTCTCTCAGCCTGAACTTTCAGAGAAGATGATCTCAGCTGATGGCAAAACGATTCTAACATCGCTATCCATTGATCAGGGAGATCGTACGGTCAAGGAAATGCGGGAAGACCTGAATGAAGCATTGAAGTCCGTCAATGTGGAGCACTACATAACCGGTAAAGGTCTGATTGATGAGGACACCATTGAGAGTTCCCAAGAGGGGCTTAAGAAATCGGAATATATTACCGTTGTCTTTATTTTGCTCATTCTGTTCCTGGTCTTCCGTTCGTTTGTAGCTCCGTTTGTCCCGCTGCTGACGGTGGGGATCAGTTACATTGTATCGCAACAGATTGTTGCATTCCTGGTGGATGGGATGGACTTCCCGATATCCACATTTACGCAGATCTTTATGGTCGCCGTCATGTTTGGGATTGGTACGGATTACTGCATCCTGTTGATCAGTCGGTTCAAGGAAGAACTGGCTCATCATGAGAATACGTGGGATGCCATCATTGCGACCTATCGTACTGCCGGTAAAACGGTACTCTTCTCAGCACTGGCTGTGCTGGTTGGATTCATTGCGATCGGATTTGCCCAGTTTATGTTGTACCGCTCTGCGGTTGCCGTAGCTGTAGGTATTGCTGTGATGATGCTTGCCTTGGTGACCATCGTACCATTCTTCATGGCGGTGCTGGGCAAGAAGTTATTCTGGCCGTCGAAGGGTTCACTTGAACATGCGGAGAGCAAGATCTATGGTGCAGCTGGTCGCTTTTCACTTAAACGTCCATGGGCTGCGTTGCTCATCGTTGCAGCGGTCTGTCTGCCTCTTCTGGCAACCTACGATGGCAAACTGTCGTTCAACAGTCTCGATGAGATTGGCGAGAAATATGATTCCGTAAAAGCATTTAACATTATCTCTGACAGCTTCGGTCCGGGTGAATCGCTGCCGGGTCAGATCGTCATCCAGAACGATGAAGCGATGGATAATGCAAAGTATATGGCTGTTGCCGAGAAAATTAGCCGGGAAGTAGAGAAAGTAGCCGGAGTCTCTGGTGTCCGTAGTATGACACGACCTACGGGGGATGAGATTAAAGATTTTGAAGTTACACAGCAAGTCGGAACATTATCGGATGGACTGGGTGAAGGCAAGACGGGTCTGGACAAAATCCGTGATGGTCTGAGTGAAGCCAGCAGTCAGCTAAGTAAAAATGAACCACAGTTAAAAGAAGCTGCTGATGGAGCAGGTGAACTTACCAAAGGAACCTCCCAGTTGCAATCGGGTATCACGCAACTCAGTCAGGGACTTGGGCAGATTGAAAAAGGCATTCGAGATGGTTCCGCAGGTGCAGGGGATCTGAAAGCAGGACTCCAGCAAGCGAAAACGAGTGCAGATCAGCTTGCGCAGGCGAACAATCAGTTGCTTGAAGCCTATCGTCAGGCGGGAGCAGGGGTCGCTGCATTGGGGGATGGAACCCGCGAACTGGAACAACAGCTGAACGGGGTTTCAACAGCTCTAACCAGTCTGTCTGAATCCTTCACAGCACTTGAAGAGCGTTATCCTGAATTGCAGCAAGATGCTGATTACCAGCGTATCAAAGGCACGATTGGTGAAACCGGTTCTGGCACAGCGCAGCTTGCTCAAGGTTTGGGTCAGATTAAGACCAAGCTTGGAGAAGCCGCAGCTGGAATTAACCAGGCCAATGAAGGGTTTGCCTCCGCAGCAGCCGGACAAAAGGCACTTTCCGATGGCCTGAGCCAGATTGTAACGGGAATCGGTCAGTTGCAATCCGGTCTCAAACAGGCTGCGGATGGTCAGGGTAAAGTGATTAGCGAAATTCCTTCCATTCAGGATGGACTTGGCCAGCTTCAGGGTGGTCAGGAGAAAATTCAGCAAGGCTTCTCCGATCTGAGTGGTCAGCTGACACAACTGACAGATGGATTGAATCAAAGTGTCGATGGTATTAAACAGGTATCCGGGGGACTGGATTCGGCACAGGATTATCTGACCCAACTGCAAAATTCACCTGATTCGGATCTGGCAGGCTGGTACGTTCCTGAAGAAGCACTGAACAACAAAGACTTCACACAGGTGTTTGATACGTATCTGTCCGAAGATCGGAAAACGATGACGATTGATGTTATTTTCGCCGAAAATCCATACGGCACAGAAGCCATTGATCGTGTTCCTGACATTGAGGCGGCAGTACATCGCGCGGTACAAGGCAGTACGCTTGAAAAAGCAGACATCGCCGTAGGTGGCGTTACGAGTACGTTTGCAGATTTGCAGGAGATCTCGAATAACGACTATACACGTACTGTAATGTTGATGCTGGCGGGTACATTCATTATTCTGGTTGTGCTGCTTCGCTCGGTCATTATGCCATTGTATCTAATCGTTTCCTTATTACTGGCTTATTTCACATCGATGGCGTTAACCGAAGTGATCTTTGTTAATATCCTCGGATTCGCAGGCATCAGCTGGGTTACTCCGTTCTTCGGATTTGTCATGCTGATTGCACTTGGTGTGGATTATAGCATCTTCCTGATGGACCGTTTCAATGAGAACAAAGGCATGAAGGTACAGGATGCGATGTTGTACGCGATGAAGAACATGGGAACCGTCATTTTATCAGCAGCGGTCATTCTGAGCGGTACATTTGCTGCGATGTATCCATCCGGTGTTCTCTCGATGATGCAGATTGCCACAGTAGTCCTTAGCGGACTGATCTTGTACTCTCTGCTGTTCCTGCCATTCTTCGTCCCAGTGATGGTGAAGATGTTTGGCCGGGCCAACTGGTGGCCGTTCCCGAACAAGGAACAATCAGATTCCGTTGATTCGGATCGAACCATAGGCATGTAA